From the Vicinamibacteria bacterium genome, the window GATGGACTGGACCTGGGTCAGTAGAGAGTAGTTGCGGTTGATATGCCCCCAACGCACCTGGACCATTCCCACCTTCGGGTCCTGGAAGTGGCCGAGGGTCTTCTCCAGGAAGTCGGGAGGGGCCACGAAGTCGGCGTCGAAGATGAGGATAAACTCACCGCTCGCCACCTGGAGGCCCGCGTCCAGCGCTCCCGCCTTGAAGCCCGTCCGGTCGTCCCGACGGAGGTGTTGGATGTCGAAGCCTTGGCCACGGTAACGGTCGACGGCGGCCCGGCAGAGGGCGGTGGTCTCGTCGGTGGAGTCATCCAGAACCTGGATCTCCAAGAGCTCGCGGGGGTAGCGGATGCGACAGACGGAATCGAGCAACCGCTCCACCACGTACATCTCGTTGTAGATCGGGAGCTGGACGGTGACCCGCGGCAGATGCTCCGGGGGAGGGACGGGGAGAGCCCGGCCGGCGCGGTTCCGGAAGTAAAGGTAGACCATCACGTAGCGGTGGAAGCCGAGGACGGCGAGAATGACGAGGGTGAGGAAGTAAAGACCGAGGATGGCGAACTCGAGTGGGTTCATGGCTTGGGGGACGAGACCTCCTCCTGCACGGGCACGCGTCGCGACCCGCCGGCCGGCAGCCGGCGCGGATTCACCTCACGACGCCTTGCCTGCGCTCGTTGCCGATCGCCGGGGGGCGCCCCTTGACACAGCTTGAAACCGCAAGGGAACATTCAAGCTCGCGAGCACATCGCGGCCGCGACCCTTCGGGAACAGACAAGGAACCGCTAATGCCGCGGGGTACGAACGTGAAGTGTAGCCGAGCCGCAGGATAAGTCAATGGACCCGAAGGATCTTCGCGCGCTCTTACAAAAGGTCCGGGAGGGGGCCTTAAGCCCGGAGGCCGCGGCCGAACGCCTCAAGAGCTTGCCCTACGAGGACCTGGGGTTCGCCAAGGTGGACCACCACCGCGCCTTGCGCCGGGGCTTCCCGGAAGCGATTTTTGGGGCGGGCAAAACCCCCGAGCAGATCGCGGCCATCGCCGACCGCATTGCCGGGCGGGGCCAGAACGTGCTCGTGACCCGGACCACGGAGTCGGCCCACCATGCGGTGGCCGCGTCCTGGCCGGCGGCGCGCTTTCACGAGCTCGCCCGCTGCCTGACCCTGGAGCTCACACCTCCGAGCGTCCTCCCCGGCCGGGTGGCCGTCGTGTGTGCGGGCACCTCGGATGTGCCGGCGGCCGAGGAAGCTGGCCTCACCGCCAGCTTCCATGGCGCGGTGGTGGACCGAATCTACGACGTAGGGGTGGCCGGCCTCCACCGCCTGCTCGACCGCGCGGAGTCCATCCGTCAGGCCCGGGTCGTGATCGTGGTGGCGGGCATGGAAGGGGCGCTTCCCTCCGTGGTGGGCGGCCTCGTGGACGCTCCCGTCATCGCCGTGCCCACGAGCATCGGCTACGGGGCGGCGTTTGGGGGCCTGGCCGCCCTGCTGGGCATGCTGAACTCCTGCTCGTCCGGGGTGGCCGTCGTCAACATCGACAACGGATTCGGTGCCGGCTACCTGGCGAGCCTTATCCTGCGCACAGGCCAAAAAAGCGATCCCCTCGGACCTTGACAAAACCATTGATTCTTCACATCTTGTAGGTAGTCCTGTCCCGGCCCAGAGGTCTGGATGGCGAGGCGGCGGGAGAGGGGGGGCATGGGCCGGATCCCATCCGTGTCCCCGACCCTAAACCACAGAATGGTCTGTGTTTCTCCTAGAGGCCCTGGCTGTTGATCAGGGGCCGGTTCCGCGTGGGCGGCGGTGGCAGGACGAGTCGTGGAGGCAGCGACGGTTGAACGCGAACACGCTTAGAGCTCTGGAGTTTGACAAAATTCGGGCGTTGTTGCTGATGCTGGCGGGGTCCGTCCCAGGCAAGTCCAGGATCGAGGCCCTCCTCCCCCAGACCGAGCTCTCCTCCGTCCGCGATGCCCTCGCCGTGACCACGGAGGCGGTCGCCCTCGTGCGCGCGGTGGGCCGGCAGCCTTATCACGACCTCCCCGACCTTTCGGAGATCCTGCCCGCCGCCCGGGTCGCTGGGCTCCACCTGGCCTCCACCGCTTTGCTGGAGGTGGCCTCCTTCATCGAGGGAGGAGGGGAGATCGCGCGGCGGGTGAGGGCGGAGGCGGACGTGCCCCGCCTTTCTCGCCTGGCCTCCGAGGTCAGGGACCTGACCGCGGTGGCTAGCGCGATTCGACGGGCGATCCTCCCCTCGGGAGAGGTGGCGGACGAGGCTTCCCCCAAGCTCGCGGAGGCCCGGCGGGCCCTCGCCCGCCTCCGCGTCCAGCTCACGAGCGTGATGGAGTCGTTCCTGCATGGCAAGGAGGCCGACCGCCTCCTGCAGGACAAGCTCGTCACTACTCGAAACGACCGCTACGTGCTTCTCCTCAAGGCCGAGCACCGCGGCCAGATCCCCGGCATCATCCACGGCAGCTCGGGCTCGGGGGCGAGCCTTTTCGTGGAGCCTTTGCCCGCAGTGGAGCTGAACAACGACATCGTCTCCCTGCAGGACGAAGAGCGGCGGGAGGTCGTTCGCATCCTCCAGGAACTGACCGCGCGCGTGGGCGAGCACGCGGGCGACCTCGAGCGGGCCTGGGGCGTGCTCGGGCAGCTCGATACCGCGCAGGCCATGGCCCTCCTGGCCCGGGACATGGATGCCATAGCACCCGTGGTGGGCGAGGAGCTTGAGCTCGTCGCCGCCCGCCATCCCCTCCTGATGTCGCACTTGGCGGAGCGTCTGGGCATCGATCGGCGTTCACACCGGGAGCCGGTGCCGGTCAGCATCCGGGTCGGCGGGGACGCGCCTGTGCTCGTCATCTCCGGCCCCAACACGGGCGGGAAGACCGTGGCCCTCAAGACCGTAGGTCTATTGGCGCTCATGGCCCAGTGTGGTCTCCACATCCCCGCTGCCCCCGGCAGCCGGCTGCCGGTTTTCCGGCGGCTCTACGCCGACATCGGCGACGAGCAGTCGATCGCCGCCAACCTCTCGACCTTCTCCGCCCACCTAGCCACCATCGTGGAGATGACGCACGATCTCTCCTTGCCGTCGCTGGTCCTGCTCGACGAGGTTGGCGCGGGCACCGACCCGACGGAGGGGGGGGCGCTCGGGGTCG encodes:
- the larB gene encoding nickel pincer cofactor biosynthesis protein LarB, with the translated sequence MDPKDLRALLQKVREGALSPEAAAERLKSLPYEDLGFAKVDHHRALRRGFPEAIFGAGKTPEQIAAIADRIAGRGQNVLVTRTTESAHHAVAASWPAARFHELARCLTLELTPPSVLPGRVAVVCAGTSDVPAAEEAGLTASFHGAVVDRIYDVGVAGLHRLLDRAESIRQARVVIVVAGMEGALPSVVGGLVDAPVIAVPTSIGYGAAFGGLAALLGMLNSCSSGVAVVNIDNGFGAGYLASLILRTGQKSDPLGP
- a CDS encoding endonuclease MutS2, whose protein sequence is MNANTLRALEFDKIRALLLMLAGSVPGKSRIEALLPQTELSSVRDALAVTTEAVALVRAVGRQPYHDLPDLSEILPAARVAGLHLASTALLEVASFIEGGGEIARRVRAEADVPRLSRLASEVRDLTAVASAIRRAILPSGEVADEASPKLAEARRALARLRVQLTSVMESFLHGKEADRLLQDKLVTTRNDRYVLLLKAEHRGQIPGIIHGSSGSGASLFVEPLPAVELNNDIVSLQDEERREVVRILQELTARVGEHAGDLERAWGVLGQLDTAQAMALLARDMDAIAPVVGEELELVAARHPLLMSHLAERLGIDRRSHREPVPVSIRVGGDAPVLVISGPNTGGKTVALKTVGLLALMAQCGLHIPAAPGSRLPVFRRLYADIGDEQSIAANLSTFSAHLATIVEMTHDLSLPSLVLLDEVGAGTDPTEGGALGVAIVDQFRSRGAMVVATTHHGLLKAYAQSTAGVACASFGYDPATYEPTYRLALGVPGRSLALEMAERLGLPAAVIADARSRRDEKEAQAEALLKQLEEEQAALDAEAARMAEMRAELEAARMAEMRAELELLARKRTEAEAFVRELGRKGEEAARKAADAIAEAVARVEAARGSPAAVASRARERALRSIRAVQDEVLRDPELGLEPEGERAGPLAVGMRVRAATLGITGEVLALHGQEAEVAVGGKRLRVPQAELRPLPLRPAGPGAASPAVTVTKKGQVAAEINLLGLTVDEALPRVDKLLDDAALSDRRQIRVIHGFGEGRLRKAVAGLLQGHPHVAAWRAGHAGEGGGGVTIVELKE